In a single window of the Sander lucioperca isolate FBNREF2018 chromosome 19, SLUC_FBN_1.2, whole genome shotgun sequence genome:
- the tmem121ab gene encoding transmembrane protein 121Ab — MVLPPPDKRHVCLTTIVIMTSMAFMDAYLVEQNQGPRKIGVCIIVLVGDVCFLIVLRYVAVWVGAEVRTARRGYAMILWFLYIFVLEIKLYFVFQNCKADRKSLETVARKALTLLLSVCVPGLYLVLVALDSMEYVRTFRKKEDMRSRLFWVALDLLDLLDIQANLWEPQRTGLPIWAEGLMFFYCYILLLILPCVSLSEISMQGEQMSPQKMMLYPVLSLVTINVVTILIRGVNMVLFQDSRVSTIFVGKNVVAIATKASTFLEYRRQVKEFPHPQNAMALELQQNSHTQPLPNSTSLPHEPSPAQDVIDT, encoded by the coding sequence ATGGTGTTGCCGCCACCAGACAAACGCCACGTGTGCCTGACCACCATCGTCATCATGACCAGCATGGCCTTCATGGACGCCTACCTGGTGGAGCAGAACCAGGGTCCCAGAAAGATTGGTGTGTGTATTATAGTGCTGGTAGGGGATGTATGCTTCCTCATAGTGCTGCGATATGTGGCAGTGTGGGTCGGTGCCGAGGTGCGCACCGCCCGGCGAGGATACGCCATGATCCTGTGGTTTCTGTACATCTTTGTCCTGGAGATCAAGCTCTACTTTGTCTTCCAGAATTGCAAGGCAGACAGGAAGAGTTTGGAGACGGTGGCCCGGAAGGCTTTGACGTTATTATTATCTGTATGTGTACCAGGCTTATACTTGGTTCTAGTGGCTCTGGATAGTATGGAATATGTGAGAACTTTCCGGAAGAAGGAGGACATGAGGAGTCGTCTATTCTGGGTGGCTCTGGACCTGCTGGACCTGCTGGATATCCAAGCCAACCTGTGGGAGCCGCAGCGGACAGGCCTGCCCATCTGGGCCGAGGGCCTGATGTTCTTCTACTGTTACATCCTGCTGCTCATCCTGCCCTGCGTGTCGCTCAGTGAAATCAGCATGCAGGGGGAGCAAATGTCGCCCCAGAAGATGATGCTGTACCCAGTTTTGAGCCTGGTCACCATAAATGTGGTCACCATCCTCATACGAGGTGTTAACATGGTGCTGTTTCAGGACAGCCGTGTTTCCACCATCTTTGTCGGAAAGAACGTGGTGGCCATCGCCACAAAGGCGTCCACCTTCCTGGAGTACCGCAGACAAGTGAAGGAGTTCCCCCACCCGCAAAACGCCATGGCGCTAGAGCTGCAGCAGAACAGCCACACGCAGCCGCTGCCCAACTCCACCAGTTTGCCACATGAACCTTCGCCGGCGCAGGATGTCATTGACACATGA